The following proteins are co-located in the Trichormus variabilis 0441 genome:
- a CDS encoding anti-sigma factor family protein — MTTDSNFNDRCRRQFSRDLPQKMARHTNEATGAMDMVKRDRFELLSAYLDGEVTAAERRQVEDWLANDVAVQRLYSRLLKLRQGIRTMPIPTAQQSPETTAEQVFAKVNRRSRLAWKLGGAAVAACVIGAVTNWLPGRQTGIPQLAQQPQEQPTQAVTTPDALPMIALNNPVIEIPKAAVASPTKFIQPQPQLGEIPPDIN, encoded by the coding sequence TCTAATTTTAATGACCGTTGTCGGCGGCAATTTTCGAGAGATTTACCACAAAAGATGGCTAGGCATACCAACGAAGCAACGGGTGCTATGGATATGGTGAAGCGCGATCGCTTTGAATTATTGAGTGCTTACCTTGATGGAGAGGTGACAGCCGCAGAACGTCGGCAAGTCGAAGACTGGTTAGCCAACGATGTGGCAGTACAGCGCCTCTATTCCCGACTATTAAAGCTAAGGCAAGGCATACGAACTATGCCCATACCAACAGCCCAACAATCACCAGAAACAACAGCAGAGCAAGTATTTGCCAAAGTTAACCGCCGTTCTCGATTAGCTTGGAAATTAGGTGGTGCGGCTGTTGCAGCTTGTGTGATTGGTGCTGTTACTAACTGGCTACCAGGGCGGCAAACTGGCATACCCCAACTAGCCCAACAACCCCAAGAACAGCCTACTCAAGCTGTCACCACGCCAGATGCACTGCCCATGATAGCCTTGAACAACCCAGTAATTGAAATTCCTAAAGCGGCTGTAGCCTCACCTACCAAATTTATACAGCCGCAGCCACAACTAGGAGAGATTCCCCCAGATATCAACTAA
- a CDS encoding gamma-glutamylcyclotransferase family protein: MTQLKTKFSGGVRVFVYGTLKPGEVNYQRYCAGKVVSAEKATTLGQLFALPMGYPAMTTGESTVHGYLLSFADVRILDALDTLEDYQPEREMSENLYNRLEVKVKNPLGLSLGWAWVYLMNPAKVEMLKGTHLPDGWWSRHNRCRDQTADYTFGD, encoded by the coding sequence ATGACACAATTAAAAACAAAATTTTCCGGCGGAGTGCGGGTTTTTGTTTACGGCACTCTCAAACCAGGTGAAGTAAATTATCAAAGATATTGTGCTGGCAAGGTAGTGTCAGCCGAAAAAGCAACTACACTAGGCCAGTTATTTGCTTTGCCAATGGGCTATCCAGCCATGACGACGGGGGAAAGTACCGTTCATGGATATTTACTTTCTTTTGCTGATGTAAGGATTCTAGATGCTTTAGACACGCTAGAAGATTATCAGCCTGAGCGAGAAATGTCAGAGAATCTTTACAATCGCCTGGAGGTTAAAGTAAAAAATCCCCTGGGTTTGTCTCTCGGATGGGCTTGGGTATACTTAATGAACCCAGCCAAAGTGGAGATGCTAAAGGGTACTCACTTACCTGATGGTTGGTGGAGTAGACACAATAGATGTCGGGACCAAACTGCCGACTACACATTTGGAGATTAG
- the leuS gene encoding leucine--tRNA ligase, with the protein MDSRYNPAILEEKWQKTWVELGLDKTQTQSNKPKFYALSMFPYPSGSLHMGHVRNYTITDVIARLKRMQGYRVLHPMGWDAFGLPAENAAIDRGVPPANWTYQNITQMRQQLQRLGLSIDWDSEVATCSPDYYKWTQWIFLQFLQAGLAYQKEAAVNWDPIDQTVLANEQVDNEGRSWRSGAIVERKLLRQWFLKITDYAEELLNDLDKLTGWPERVKLMQANWIGKSVGAYLEFPIVGSTEKIAVYTTRPDTVYGVSYVVLAPEHPLTKQVTSKTQQAVVDTFIQEVTNQSELERTAEDKPKRGVATGGKAINPFTGEEVPIWIADYVLYEYGTGAVMGVPAHDVRDFKFAQRYDLPIDFVIAAPDDVAGFDLSPTSETEEVTQVVQIEYNQAYTEPGILINSGAFTGMTSTDAKQAIVKYATEKGFGKERIQYRLRDWLISRQRYWGAPIPVIHCPNCGIVPVPDKDLPVILPEEVEFTGRGGSPLAQLESWVNVPCPTCGSPAKRETDTMDTFIDSSWYFLRFTDARNEAQVFESAKTNDWMPVDQYVGGIEHAILHLLYSRFFTKVLRDRGLLNFDEPFERLLTQGMVQGLTYFNPNKGGKDKWVPSHLVNPNDPRDPQTGEPLQRLYATMSKSKGNGVAPEDVIAKYGVDTARMFILFKAPPEKDLEWDEADVEGQFRFLNRVWRLVTDYVASGVNPKNKSGELSKSEKDLRRAIHSAIQSVTEDLEDEYQFNTAISELMKLSNALTDANGKDSRVYAEGIHTLVVLLAPFAPHIAEELWQLLGNSESVHTQTWPAFDPAALVADEITLVIQVNGKKRADIQVPSQADKAELEKYARESEVVQRHLEGKEIKKVIVVPGKLVNFVVG; encoded by the coding sequence GTGGACTCCCGATACAACCCCGCAATACTTGAGGAAAAATGGCAAAAAACATGGGTAGAACTTGGTTTAGATAAGACCCAAACACAAAGCAATAAACCAAAATTCTACGCTCTATCCATGTTTCCCTATCCATCGGGCAGCCTACACATGGGTCACGTCCGTAATTACACAATTACAGATGTGATTGCCCGCCTCAAACGAATGCAAGGGTATCGGGTACTGCATCCAATGGGATGGGATGCCTTTGGCTTACCAGCAGAAAACGCCGCCATTGACCGTGGTGTACCTCCTGCCAACTGGACTTATCAAAACATTACCCAAATGCGGCAACAATTGCAGCGTCTTGGTTTATCTATTGACTGGGATAGCGAAGTTGCCACCTGTTCGCCAGACTATTACAAATGGACACAGTGGATTTTCTTACAGTTCTTGCAAGCGGGGTTAGCTTACCAAAAAGAAGCAGCCGTCAACTGGGACCCCATTGACCAAACCGTATTGGCAAACGAGCAGGTTGATAACGAAGGTCGTTCTTGGCGCAGTGGCGCGATCGTTGAGCGTAAATTGCTCAGGCAGTGGTTTTTAAAGATTACCGACTACGCTGAAGAATTATTAAACGACTTAGATAAATTGACCGGTTGGCCAGAACGCGTCAAATTGATGCAGGCGAACTGGATAGGGAAATCTGTAGGCGCATATTTAGAATTTCCCATTGTCGGCAGCACTGAGAAAATTGCTGTGTATACCACCCGGCCTGATACAGTTTACGGTGTTAGCTATGTAGTATTGGCACCAGAACACCCCCTCACCAAACAAGTCACCAGCAAAACTCAACAAGCAGTAGTAGACACCTTTATTCAAGAGGTGACAAATCAAAGCGAGTTGGAACGTACCGCCGAAGATAAACCTAAACGCGGTGTAGCAACCGGCGGTAAGGCAATCAACCCGTTTACAGGGGAAGAAGTACCCATTTGGATTGCCGACTATGTACTGTACGAGTATGGTACTGGGGCTGTGATGGGTGTACCTGCCCATGATGTACGGGATTTTAAATTTGCTCAGAGATATGATTTACCCATTGATTTTGTCATTGCAGCCCCTGATGATGTAGCAGGTTTTGACTTAAGCCCGACATCAGAGACAGAAGAAGTCACACAAGTCGTGCAAATAGAATATAACCAAGCATACACAGAGCCAGGAATCTTAATTAATTCCGGGGCTTTTACTGGTATGACTTCCACAGATGCCAAGCAAGCGATTGTGAAATATGCCACAGAAAAAGGTTTTGGCAAAGAACGTATTCAATATCGCTTGCGGGACTGGTTGATTTCTCGGCAACGTTATTGGGGCGCACCAATTCCTGTAATTCATTGTCCCAACTGTGGGATAGTACCAGTGCCAGACAAAGATTTGCCAGTTATCTTACCAGAAGAAGTGGAATTTACTGGACGTGGTGGTTCACCGTTGGCACAGTTGGAAAGCTGGGTAAATGTGCCTTGTCCTACCTGTGGTAGTCCTGCCAAACGGGAAACTGACACGATGGATACCTTTATTGATTCCTCGTGGTATTTCTTGCGGTTTACTGATGCTAGGAACGAAGCACAGGTATTTGAATCAGCAAAAACCAATGACTGGATGCCCGTAGACCAATATGTAGGCGGTATTGAACACGCGATTTTACACTTATTGTATTCCCGGTTTTTTACTAAAGTGCTGCGCGATCGCGGCTTGTTGAACTTTGATGAACCTTTTGAACGTTTGTTAACTCAAGGGATGGTACAAGGTTTAACTTACTTCAATCCGAACAAGGGGGGGAAAGATAAGTGGGTTCCTTCCCATTTAGTTAACCCCAATGACCCTCGTGACCCCCAAACAGGTGAACCATTGCAACGGCTTTATGCCACCATGTCCAAATCTAAAGGCAACGGTGTCGCACCAGAAGATGTGATTGCTAAATATGGTGTAGACACAGCACGGATGTTCATCTTATTTAAAGCGCCGCCAGAAAAAGATTTGGAATGGGATGAAGCTGATGTAGAAGGACAATTCCGCTTTTTAAATCGGGTTTGGCGTTTGGTGACAGATTATGTTGCATCTGGGGTCAACCCTAAAAATAAATCTGGTGAATTGAGCAAGTCAGAAAAAGATTTACGGCGGGCAATTCACAGTGCAATTCAGTCGGTGACAGAAGATTTAGAGGATGAGTATCAGTTTAATACTGCTATTTCTGAGTTGATGAAGTTAAGCAATGCCCTTACTGATGCTAACGGCAAAGATTCACGGGTCTATGCTGAAGGTATCCACACATTAGTGGTGTTGCTGGCTCCCTTTGCGCCACATATTGCTGAAGAATTGTGGCAACTATTGGGTAATAGCGAATCAGTGCATACGCAAACCTGGCCTGCTTTTGACCCAGCCGCTTTAGTTGCCGATGAAATCACTTTGGTGATTCAAGTGAATGGTAAGAAGCGTGCTGATATTCAAGTTCCGTCACAAGCTGATAAAGCTGAGTTGGAGAAATACGCCCGCGAATCAGAAGTTGTGCAGCGTCACCTGGAAGGTAAGGAAATTAAAAAGGTAATTGTCGTACCTGGAAAGTTAGTTAATTTTGTCGTTGGTTAA
- a CDS encoding nucleoside deaminase: MDEFMQVAIQEATQGRQEGGIPIGSVLVKDGKILGRGHNKRVQDRDPVTHAEIDCLRNAGRIGSYRGTTLYSTLMPCYLCAGAVVQFGIKKVIVGESRTFPGAKDFMVSHGVEVIDLNLDECEQMMSEFIQANSELWNEDIGN; this comes from the coding sequence ATGGATGAGTTTATGCAGGTCGCCATTCAAGAAGCAACACAAGGTAGACAAGAAGGAGGTATTCCCATTGGTTCCGTGCTTGTCAAAGATGGCAAAATTCTCGGCAGAGGACATAATAAACGTGTACAAGACCGTGACCCTGTTACTCATGCCGAAATCGATTGTCTCCGTAATGCTGGCAGAATTGGCAGTTACAGAGGTACCACATTATATTCAACCTTAATGCCGTGTTATTTATGCGCTGGGGCTGTGGTGCAATTTGGTATTAAGAAAGTCATCGTCGGTGAATCTAGAACTTTTCCTGGCGCTAAAGATTTTATGGTGTCTCACGGTGTGGAAGTTATTGATTTAAATTTAGATGAATGCGAACAGATGATGAGTGAGTTTATTCAAGCCAATTCTGAACTATGGAATGAGGATATCGGCAATTAG
- a CDS encoding nucleoside hydrolase gives MTKQLVLMDHDGGVDDYLATMLLLTMEHIQLLGVVVTPADCYVQPAVSATRKIIDLMGFSHIPVAESTVRGINPFPRLYRRDSFIVDHLPILNQNELIHTPLVEETGQDFMIRVLREALEPVTLMVTGPLTTVAVALDKAPDIEAKIDKIVWMGGALNVPGNVEKSLEAGQDGSAEWNVYWDAVSAVRVWQSEINIIMCPLDLTNNVPVTSELVYKVGRQRHYPVSDLAGQCYALVIPQDYYFWDVLATAYLGQPEFYQLREWETEIITSGLSQGRTKVVAGGRRILAMDKVDKDAFYAYILQQWAR, from the coding sequence ATGACAAAACAACTAGTGTTAATGGATCATGATGGTGGTGTAGATGATTATCTAGCAACCATGCTCCTGTTGACGATGGAGCATATTCAACTCCTGGGTGTTGTCGTTACTCCTGCTGATTGTTATGTCCAGCCTGCGGTGAGTGCTACGCGTAAAATTATAGATTTGATGGGATTTTCTCATATCCCAGTGGCAGAAAGTACTGTACGCGGGATTAATCCTTTTCCTCGGCTGTATCGGCGTGATTCGTTTATTGTTGACCATCTGCCTATTCTCAATCAAAATGAATTGATTCATACACCTTTGGTTGAGGAAACTGGTCAAGATTTTATGATCAGAGTATTGCGAGAAGCGCTGGAACCCGTAACACTAATGGTGACAGGCCCACTCACAACAGTTGCAGTTGCTTTAGACAAAGCACCAGACATTGAAGCCAAGATTGACAAGATTGTGTGGATGGGTGGCGCTTTGAATGTTCCCGGTAATGTGGAAAAAAGTTTAGAGGCTGGACAAGACGGGTCTGCTGAATGGAATGTTTATTGGGATGCAGTTTCAGCTGTACGAGTATGGCAAAGCGAAATTAATATAATTATGTGTCCCTTAGATTTGACTAACAATGTACCAGTAACATCGGAGTTAGTATACAAAGTGGGGCGACAGCGCCATTATCCCGTATCTGATTTAGCTGGACAATGTTATGCCTTAGTTATCCCACAAGATTATTATTTTTGGGATGTGCTAGCAACGGCTTATTTAGGACAACCAGAATTTTATCAACTCCGTGAATGGGAGACAGAAATTATTACTAGTGGTTTGAGTCAGGGACGGACTAAAGTTGTCGCTGGTGGGCGCAGGATTTTAGCTATGGATAAAGTGGATAAGGATGCTTTTTATGCTTATATTTTGCAGCAGTGGGCAAGGTAA
- a CDS encoding N-acetylmuramoyl-L-alanine amidase, with product MNFRDWATRVTLIFLMLAALILALLAGKSTQLQQNTATPSNSDIATWRQYPQIQIQSGINQGSKAQDIGNFPVITNQSSDRYITTQAFAEYKPKLEIAAVHPSNYGERYAQDINGLPIKNQPIIVLHETSNSATSAVNFFQTPHTDENVQASYHAIIKLDGTVLYLVPPEKRAFGAANSVFDGADGIETVQTNPKLPPSVNNFAYHVSLETPPDGRGNNFLKSHSGYTPEQYNSLAWLIAQSQVPEDRITTHKAVDRSSQRVDPLSFDFDKFLELLNTYRQVSPVYRAQK from the coding sequence ATGAATTTCCGTGACTGGGCTACCAGAGTTACGCTAATTTTTCTGATGTTAGCCGCTTTGATATTGGCGTTATTAGCAGGAAAATCTACACAGTTACAGCAAAATACAGCAACACCATCAAACTCAGATATAGCTACTTGGAGACAATATCCTCAGATACAAATCCAGTCCGGAATAAACCAAGGTAGCAAAGCCCAAGATATTGGCAATTTTCCAGTTATAACTAATCAGTCTTCTGATAGATATATAACTACTCAAGCGTTTGCTGAATACAAACCAAAATTAGAAATTGCGGCTGTACATCCAAGTAATTATGGTGAACGTTATGCCCAAGATATTAATGGTTTACCGATAAAAAATCAACCAATTATCGTTCTCCATGAAACTAGTAACTCTGCTACTAGCGCAGTTAACTTTTTCCAAACGCCCCATACAGATGAAAACGTCCAAGCAAGTTACCATGCCATAATTAAATTAGATGGCACTGTTTTATATTTAGTCCCGCCAGAAAAGCGAGCATTTGGCGCTGCTAACTCAGTTTTTGATGGCGCAGACGGTATTGAAACTGTGCAAACTAATCCTAAATTACCACCATCTGTCAATAATTTTGCCTATCACGTTTCTCTAGAAACACCACCAGATGGACGCGGTAATAATTTCCTAAAATCTCATAGTGGCTATACCCCAGAGCAGTATAACTCCTTAGCTTGGTTAATTGCTCAAAGCCAAGTACCAGAAGATCGCATCACTACACACAAAGCAGTAGACCGTTCGAGCCAGAGAGTTGACCCCTTAAGTTTTGATTTTGATAAATTCTTAGAATTACTCAATACTTATCGTCAAGTAAGTCCAGTTTATAGAGCGCAAAAATAA
- a CDS encoding nitrate transporter has protein sequence MDQSIFLDVLTSLQKLFVGYIPAAIFGSFIGYLIGINVAVYQLMRRIFQIPNSIPPIAVLPLTLVIFQESESAIAVVIFMASLWTITINTAMGIQHFRRQNNNFRAVIFHTSHALKVGIWVAWFTVIAIEMLLASKGLGALLWNSYKSGNSNYIIEGILYIGIIGFLLDQFIDYTGYLLAQMVTDSKKSS, from the coding sequence ATGGATCAAAGTATATTTTTAGATGTCTTAACTAGCTTGCAAAAATTATTTGTAGGTTACATTCCCGCCGCTATATTCGGCAGTTTCATTGGATATCTTATAGGTATAAATGTTGCTGTATATCAATTGATGCGGCGGATTTTTCAGATCCCTAATAGTATTCCTCCTATTGCCGTTCTCCCCCTGACATTGGTTATTTTTCAAGAGAGTGAATCAGCTATAGCAGTAGTAATTTTTATGGCTAGCCTTTGGACGATTACTATTAATACTGCTATGGGAATTCAACATTTCCGTAGACAAAATAATAACTTTCGCGCCGTTATCTTTCATACATCTCATGCACTGAAAGTAGGAATTTGGGTAGCGTGGTTTACTGTGATCGCTATAGAAATGTTACTCGCATCTAAAGGACTTGGTGCTTTGTTGTGGAATAGTTATAAATCAGGTAATAGCAACTACATAATTGAGGGCATACTCTACATTGGTATTATTGGATTTTTGCTAGATCAGTTTATAGATTACACAGGTTATCTTCTAGCCCAAATGGTAACAGATAGCAAGAAATCTTCCTGA
- a CDS encoding DUF11 domain-containing protein: MNRSPTNQKASKKIENIKSFSTIASLCIGIVAIGIQPVQAEGSRNLYPASSPGTAYRANLEWRTEQTGNLITRRTLLKVYAQAGEYILLGSSAVGVTRTSNNVTTTGDIYVYNPNLVTGQVGSETFPSIPSFQCTSQAGRGKINSRTEELAGPKSINGTGNTSGYTACYYQAPSTGIYDVVIFGPAGFNASGDGGVTAEINLTSSTNFDSSQGSSVAAWDVTVRSSTSSTTDSTGRLFSYYLALFTAGNGRPVYSTVYPVTTDGYRYRTEIRGLDPNGFVLYGNEVGFFDSDGVSTLYRNVVGSNGNVSNIQGGASLARPQFPTFFNLLDPNALGLINRYDRFGNFQGVGITTSPIPPSVSNPSFTGNLSGNNSKVGNGGTFSFNSTVTGTYEIVVRGSGSTDFDPKNPKNRVLRGYMNSSGTQTVSWDGRDNVRNFFPIGTNYQFNIRINAGEYHFPVLDAENNFFGGPTVTLLNPPASYPTDLPGFGPTTGFYDDRVYRTKNGSIVHSTATQTDIDNNNPLCGVGAPTIRFSNQITGFDTTTNQRAFGQSGNLGNANTVCNGSFGDTKGLDQWTFFPSNVANNFLNIVSPDLKISKTHTPTDFVKGSTGTYVISVPNSGGDVTDGTQVIVTDTLPTGIIPTAAIGNGWTCTISGQTVTCSRSDVLNPGANYPNISIDVTIDSGITATSVTNTATVSGGGDGDNTNNTSPPDIANIITPPDLSITKTHTGNFNQGDTGQIYTLIVSNASGAGATDGNTVTVTDNLPAGLTPTAVSGTGWNCSISGQTVTCSRSDVLNPGASYPAITLTVDVANNAPSTLINTATVAGGGDITPGNNTDDDQTNIIGNNNAPSLILVKRITRINNQDLTDIVDGMSSVATTATNYVAAPGDTDDNDSKWPVGYLRGLINAGTVKPGDELEYTIYFLSNGQSNATKVQFCDLVPNNVAFLANAFNGLSPNDGGLTGSDQGMAMAVGSSNPTVYFSSIGDSDRATFYPANDPNTPSFCNNIGSNTNGALVVEITRNSILPNLPPATSSGNPPESYGFVRFRGKVK, encoded by the coding sequence ATGAATCGCAGCCCAACTAATCAGAAAGCATCAAAAAAAATAGAAAATATCAAATCTTTTAGTACAATTGCATCTCTTTGTATAGGTATTGTAGCTATTGGTATCCAACCCGTCCAAGCCGAAGGCAGCCGCAATTTATATCCTGCTTCTTCCCCTGGGACTGCATATCGAGCTAACTTAGAATGGCGGACAGAACAGACAGGTAACTTAATTACAAGAAGAACACTATTAAAAGTTTATGCCCAGGCTGGTGAATACATCCTACTAGGTTCTAGTGCTGTGGGTGTCACTCGCACTAGTAATAATGTCACAACCACTGGTGATATCTATGTTTATAACCCTAATTTAGTTACAGGTCAGGTAGGTAGTGAAACTTTTCCTAGTATACCCAGTTTTCAATGTACTTCTCAAGCTGGACGAGGCAAGATTAATAGCAGAACCGAGGAATTAGCGGGGCCAAAAAGTATTAATGGTACAGGGAATACTAGCGGATATACAGCTTGCTACTATCAAGCTCCCTCTACTGGCATTTATGATGTTGTTATCTTTGGCCCCGCAGGATTTAATGCTAGTGGTGATGGTGGGGTAACAGCAGAGATAAATTTAACTAGTAGTACTAATTTTGACTCTAGCCAAGGAAGTAGTGTAGCAGCTTGGGATGTAACTGTTCGTAGTAGTACCAGTTCCACTACAGACTCAACCGGACGTTTATTTTCTTATTATTTAGCATTATTTACAGCAGGTAATGGCAGACCAGTCTATTCAACTGTTTATCCTGTCACCACAGACGGTTATAGATATAGAACAGAAATTAGAGGTTTAGACCCCAACGGTTTTGTTCTTTATGGTAATGAAGTCGGTTTTTTTGATAGTGATGGTGTCTCAACTTTATACCGTAACGTTGTTGGTAGTAATGGTAACGTATCTAACATCCAAGGTGGTGCATCTTTAGCACGTCCGCAATTTCCCACATTTTTTAATCTGCTTGATCCTAATGCTTTAGGTTTGATTAATCGTTATGACCGCTTTGGCAATTTTCAAGGTGTGGGTATTACCACTAGTCCAATTCCTCCCAGTGTCAGTAATCCCAGTTTTACGGGTAATCTTTCGGGTAACAATAGCAAAGTTGGTAATGGTGGTACTTTTAGCTTTAATAGCACTGTTACAGGAACTTATGAAATTGTAGTTAGAGGTAGTGGTAGCACTGATTTTGACCCCAAAAACCCCAAGAACCGAGTTTTAAGGGGTTATATGAACTCATCAGGTACACAAACTGTTAGTTGGGATGGTAGGGATAATGTGCGTAATTTCTTTCCTATTGGTACTAATTATCAGTTTAATATCAGAATTAATGCTGGAGAATATCACTTTCCGGTATTAGACGCAGAAAATAATTTCTTTGGTGGTCCAACAGTCACTTTACTTAATCCTCCAGCTTCATACCCTACTGATTTACCAGGTTTTGGCCCCACCACGGGTTTTTATGATGACCGGGTGTATAGAACTAAGAATGGTTCTATTGTTCATTCAACAGCAACACAAACTGATATTGATAATAATAATCCTCTTTGTGGTGTGGGCGCGCCTACTATTAGATTCAGTAATCAAATTACAGGCTTTGATACTACTACAAATCAACGTGCTTTTGGTCAAAGTGGTAACTTAGGTAACGCCAATACTGTCTGTAATGGCTCATTTGGGGATACGAAAGGTTTAGACCAATGGACATTCTTTCCTAGTAATGTGGCTAATAATTTCTTAAATATTGTTAGTCCTGATTTAAAAATTAGTAAAACCCATACACCAACTGATTTTGTTAAGGGTAGTACAGGTACTTATGTGATATCTGTGCCTAATTCTGGTGGTGATGTTACTGATGGTACTCAAGTTATAGTCACAGATACTCTTCCAACTGGAATTATTCCTACCGCCGCAATAGGTAATGGTTGGACTTGTACAATTTCTGGACAAACGGTAACTTGTAGTCGCAGTGATGTACTTAATCCAGGTGCGAATTATCCTAATATCAGCATCGATGTGACGATTGATTCTGGCATTACTGCTACTAGTGTGACTAACACAGCAACTGTATCTGGTGGTGGTGACGGTGATAATACGAATAATACTAGTCCCCCTGATATTGCGAATATTATTACTCCTCCAGATTTGAGTATCACTAAAACCCACACAGGGAATTTTAACCAGGGCGATACAGGGCAAATTTATACTCTTATTGTTAGTAATGCTAGTGGGGCTGGTGCAACTGATGGCAATACTGTTACCGTAACGGATAACTTACCTGCGGGTTTAACTCCCACAGCAGTTAGTGGTACGGGTTGGAACTGTAGTATTTCCGGACAAACTGTAACTTGTAGCCGTAGCGATGTACTCAATCCAGGCGCGAGTTATCCGGCAATTACCTTAACAGTGGATGTGGCTAATAATGCACCATCTACTTTAATTAACACCGCTACTGTTGCCGGTGGTGGGGATATTACTCCTGGTAATAATACTGATGATGACCAGACAAATATTATTGGTAATAACAATGCTCCGAGTTTAATTTTGGTGAAACGCATTACTCGCATTAATAACCAAGATTTAACTGATATTGTAGATGGGATGAGTAGTGTGGCTACGACTGCTACTAATTATGTAGCTGCACCAGGAGACACTGATGATAATGATTCTAAATGGCCAGTTGGGTATTTACGAGGATTAATTAATGCTGGGACTGTCAAGCCGGGAGATGAGTTAGAGTACACTATTTACTTCCTATCTAATGGTCAAAGTAATGCTACGAAAGTGCAATTTTGTGATTTAGTACCCAATAACGTAGCTTTTCTTGCTAATGCTTTTAATGGTTTGAGTCCTAATGATGGTGGTTTAACAGGTTCAGATCAGGGTATGGCGATGGCTGTGGGTTCTAGTAACCCTACTGTATATTTTAGTAGTATTGGTGATAGCGATCGCGCCACTTTCTACCCAGCTAATGATCCTAATACACCCAGTTTTTGCAACAATATTGGTAGCAATACTAATGGGGCTTTGGTAGTAGAGATTACTCGCAATTCTATTTTACCTAACCTACCCCCTGCAACTAGTAGTGGGAATCCACCAGAATCTTACGGATTCGTACGCTTTCGAGGCAAAGTAAAGTAA